The following are from one region of the Segatella oris genome:
- a CDS encoding acetyl-CoA carboxylase biotin carboxyl carrier protein, with product MKEFKYTIDGKEYNVTIGEIDENNVAHVTVNGDDFKVQMEKEAEPEKKKVVLGKPAQTEESEAAPAANVNTNNAVKAPLPGTITAINVEVGQEVKAGDAVVVLEAMKMANNIEAEKDGKITAICVKIGQTVLEEDPLIVIE from the coding sequence ATGAAAGAGTTTAAATATACAATCGATGGTAAGGAATACAACGTAACCATCGGTGAAATCGATGAGAACAATGTTGCCCATGTAACTGTAAATGGCGACGATTTCAAGGTTCAGATGGAGAAGGAAGCAGAGCCTGAGAAGAAGAAAGTCGTATTGGGTAAACCTGCCCAGACCGAAGAGTCAGAAGCTGCTCCCGCCGCCAATGTCAATACCAATAACGCTGTCAAGGCTCCGCTTCCAGGCACGATTACAGCTATCAACGTAGAAGTAGGTCAGGAAGTAAAGGCCGGAGATGCAGTCGTCGTACTTGAGGCTATGAAAATGGCCAATAACATCGAAGCTGAAAAAGACGGAAAAATTACGGCAATCTGTGTCAAGATTGGCCAAACCGTGCTTGAAGAAGACCCGCTCATTGTTATCGAATAA
- a CDS encoding DUF4293 domain-containing protein, with product MIQRKQTLYLLAALIVTIVCLCLPIASLKASGMEPDSIVTNLWIRSNAGISFFVSPLFALLLLTCPLTLWAIFKYHQRLFQVKLCVINMILIVLWYAYFAFFHFTSTASVSLRFAFCLPIIAFFLHHMARNAILADEKLVRDADRIR from the coding sequence ATGATACAGCGTAAGCAGACTCTGTATTTATTGGCAGCTCTGATTGTGACTATTGTCTGTCTATGCCTTCCGATAGCCTCTTTGAAGGCTTCCGGTATGGAGCCAGACAGCATTGTCACTAATCTTTGGATACGCAGCAACGCAGGGATTTCATTCTTCGTAAGTCCACTTTTTGCACTGTTGTTGCTGACTTGTCCGCTCACATTGTGGGCTATTTTCAAGTATCATCAGCGTTTGTTTCAGGTAAAGTTGTGTGTGATTAATATGATTCTTATCGTTCTTTGGTATGCTTATTTTGCATTCTTCCATTTCACATCAACGGCATCCGTCTCTCTTCGCTTTGCCTTTTGTCTGCCCATTATTGCGTTTTTCCTTCATCATATGGCGCGTAATGCCATCCTTGCAGACGAAAAATTAGTCAGGGATGCAGACAGAATTCGATAA
- a CDS encoding DNA-directed RNA polymerase subunit omega, whose translation MDYKKSKAPVNTVTRDIMELCKETGNIYESVAIISKRSNQISVEIKQDLNKKLAEFASYNDSLEEVFENREQIEISRYYEKLPKPTLLATEEFIEGNVYWRDPSKETNVEE comes from the coding sequence ATGGATTACAAGAAATCAAAAGCACCGGTTAATACTGTAACTCGTGATATCATGGAGCTCTGCAAGGAAACCGGTAACATCTATGAGAGTGTAGCAATCATTTCTAAGCGTTCTAATCAAATCTCTGTTGAAATCAAGCAGGATTTGAATAAGAAACTTGCTGAATTTGCTTCTTATAATGATTCTCTTGAGGAGGTTTTCGAGAACCGCGAGCAGATAGAAATCTCGCGTTATTACGAGAAACTGCCGAAACCAACACTGCTTGCAACAGAGGAATTCATTGAAGGAAACGTCTATTGGCGCGATCCTTCGAAAGAAACTAACGTAGAGGAATAA
- a CDS encoding outer membrane protein assembly factor BamD, whose translation MFDMKKKGLLPICMVLLFSSCAQEFNKVYKTDNYQYKYEFAKECYAKGRYTQAITLLTDLINIQKGTDNAQESLYMLAMAEYGSMDYEGAAQAFKRYYQSYPKGYLAEMAHYYEGLSLYKSTPEPRLDQSMTVSAINAFQTYLDLYPDAKLKPEAQKYLFELQDKLVLKELYSARLYYNLGPYFGNCSDGGNNYEACIVTCQNALKDYPYTALREEFSLLLMKSKFELAEQSVETKRLERYQDAEDECYGFINQFPDSKDKSIAEKFIARCKKYTGESSTDNNNNN comes from the coding sequence ATGTTTGATATGAAGAAAAAGGGTTTACTTCCTATATGCATGGTGTTACTTTTCTCGAGTTGTGCCCAAGAATTCAATAAAGTGTACAAGACAGACAACTATCAGTACAAGTATGAATTCGCTAAAGAGTGCTATGCTAAAGGAAGATATACGCAGGCTATTACATTGCTGACCGACCTCATCAATATCCAGAAAGGAACTGATAATGCACAGGAAAGTCTGTATATGTTGGCTATGGCCGAATATGGAAGTATGGACTATGAAGGGGCAGCCCAGGCTTTCAAACGCTATTATCAGTCTTATCCGAAAGGATATCTTGCGGAGATGGCTCATTATTATGAAGGGTTGAGTCTTTATAAAAGTACGCCGGAACCGCGCCTTGATCAGTCAATGACAGTATCTGCTATCAATGCTTTTCAGACCTATCTTGATCTCTATCCCGATGCAAAACTGAAGCCCGAGGCACAGAAATATCTGTTTGAATTGCAGGATAAGCTTGTTTTGAAAGAGCTTTATTCAGCTCGACTCTATTATAATCTTGGCCCTTATTTCGGTAACTGTTCGGATGGCGGTAACAACTATGAAGCTTGTATCGTCACCTGCCAGAATGCCTTGAAAGATTATCCTTATACTGCTTTGCGTGAGGAATTTTCACTGTTGTTGATGAAGAGTAAGTTTGAACTTGCCGAGCAAAGTGTGGAAACTAAACGCTTGGAGCGCTATCAGGATGCTGAAGACGAATGCTATGGCTTTATCAATCAGTTCCCTGACTCCAAGGATAAGAGCATCGCCGAGAAGTTTATTGCCCGTTGCAAGAAGTATACGGGAGAGAGTTCTACAGACAACAATAATAACAATTAA
- the uvrB gene encoding excinuclease ABC subunit UvrB, which produces MDFKLTSKYSPTGDQPEAIEQLTEGIKEGIPAQVLLGVTGSGKTFTVANVIANANKPTLILSHNKTLAAQLYEEMKGFFPDNAVEYYVSYYDYYQPEAYLPTSDTYIEKDLAINDEIDKLRLGAVSALLSGRKDVIVVSSVSCIYGMGGPVAMQESIIKIKRGQTLDRNEFLRKLVDALYVRNDIDLQRGTFRVKGDTVDISMAYSDNILRVTWWDDEIDCIEEVDSATFHSLERFETYEIYPANLFVTSKEQTERAIRMIQDDLTERVEYFNSIGDNIKAQRVKERVEYDMEMIKELGHCSGIENYSRYFDGRQPGERPYCLLDFFPKDYLMVIDESHVSVPQINAMYGGDRARKQNLVEYGFRLPAAFDNRPLRFEEFHSLINQIIYVSATPAKYEIEEAEGVIVEQIIRPTGLLDPEIEVRPSENQIDDLMDEILTRIHRQERVLVTTLTKRMAEELTEYLLNHEIKANYIHSDVATLDRVKIMNDLRAGVFDVLVGVNLLREGLDLPEVSLVAILDADKEGFLRSHRSLTQTAGRAARNVNGKVIMYADTITESMQKTIDETARRRSIQLKYNEDHHITPKQIKKQIGSSLASLSVESNDRKNAATQNGKYPGIYLEPESGAFAADPIVKRMSKAELEKSIANTTALMKQAAKDLDFIQAAQYRDEIIRLQEQLKDKV; this is translated from the coding sequence ATGGATTTCAAACTTACTTCAAAATACAGTCCTACCGGTGACCAACCCGAAGCCATTGAGCAATTGACAGAAGGCATCAAAGAAGGTATCCCTGCACAGGTTTTGTTGGGTGTTACCGGCTCAGGAAAGACATTTACTGTGGCCAATGTCATTGCAAACGCCAACAAGCCAACCTTGATTTTAAGTCATAACAAGACACTTGCAGCCCAGCTCTATGAGGAAATGAAGGGCTTTTTCCCTGATAATGCCGTGGAATATTATGTTTCATACTACGACTATTACCAACCCGAAGCCTATCTTCCGACCTCAGACACCTATATAGAGAAAGACCTTGCTATCAATGACGAGATAGATAAACTGCGATTAGGTGCCGTTTCTGCCCTGCTTTCCGGCCGCAAAGACGTGATTGTAGTATCGTCGGTTTCATGTATTTATGGTATGGGAGGGCCTGTTGCCATGCAGGAAAGTATCATCAAAATCAAGCGTGGACAGACACTCGACCGCAATGAGTTTTTGCGCAAACTCGTTGATGCGCTCTACGTAAGAAACGATATTGATTTGCAAAGGGGAACCTTTCGGGTGAAAGGCGACACGGTAGATATCTCCATGGCTTATAGCGACAATATCCTCCGTGTGACGTGGTGGGACGATGAAATTGACTGTATTGAGGAAGTGGACAGCGCGACTTTTCACAGCTTAGAGCGTTTTGAGACCTATGAAATCTATCCTGCAAATCTCTTCGTTACCTCGAAAGAACAGACCGAACGGGCTATCCGCATGATACAAGACGACTTGACAGAGCGCGTGGAATACTTTAACTCAATTGGTGATAACATTAAGGCTCAGCGAGTTAAAGAACGTGTGGAATATGACATGGAGATGATAAAAGAGTTGGGACATTGCAGTGGTATTGAGAACTACTCGCGCTATTTCGATGGCCGCCAGCCAGGAGAACGCCCCTATTGCCTGCTTGATTTCTTCCCAAAAGACTATCTGATGGTGATTGACGAAAGCCATGTGAGCGTGCCACAAATCAATGCAATGTACGGCGGAGACCGTGCCCGAAAGCAGAATCTCGTGGAATATGGTTTCCGATTGCCGGCAGCTTTCGACAACCGTCCATTGAGATTTGAGGAATTCCATTCACTGATTAACCAGATTATCTACGTCAGTGCAACACCGGCCAAATATGAAATAGAAGAGGCTGAGGGTGTTATTGTGGAACAGATTATCCGTCCTACCGGGCTGTTAGACCCCGAAATAGAGGTTCGTCCATCAGAAAATCAGATAGATGATCTCATGGATGAGATTCTAACACGCATTCACCGACAGGAAAGAGTGCTCGTAACAACGCTTACAAAGCGAATGGCAGAAGAACTAACAGAATATCTTTTGAACCATGAAATAAAGGCAAACTATATTCATAGTGACGTGGCAACACTCGACCGCGTGAAGATTATGAACGACCTGCGAGCCGGTGTTTTTGATGTTCTTGTTGGCGTAAACCTACTTCGCGAGGGTCTTGATTTGCCGGAAGTGTCGTTGGTTGCCATTCTCGACGCAGACAAAGAAGGTTTCTTGCGCAGTCATCGTAGCCTGACACAGACAGCAGGTCGCGCAGCAAGAAATGTCAATGGAAAGGTGATTATGTATGCCGATACTATCACGGAAAGCATGCAGAAAACTATAGACGAAACTGCACGTCGACGCAGTATACAGCTGAAATACAATGAAGATCACCATATCACACCTAAACAAATCAAGAAACAGATAGGCTCCTCATTAGCAAGTTTGTCTGTCGAAAGTAATGACAGAAAAAATGCAGCGACACAGAATGGCAAATATCCTGGCATTTATTTGGAGCCGGAGAGTGGTGCCTTTGCTGCTGATCCGATTGTAAAACGCATGTCAAAGGCAGAATTAGAGAAGAGCATTGCCAACACAACAGCTCTTATGAAGCAAGCAGCAAAAGACCTTGACTTTATTCAAGCCGCTCAATATCGCGATGAAATCATCCGCTTGCAGGAACAGTTGAAAGACAAAGTATAA
- a CDS encoding DUF4468 domain-containing protein, whose translation MKNLFIAICCLVPAIGIAQTVTPIPANKVEILKAEAARKAAEAKKAAEEAKRAAEEALKAAEEAEQATQATQQQKDSWTIPQQTKQQSQPVVSKTTNPYEGYLAGAVPEQDGKVTFELRKTATNMNASEIYKRVYNVLNNLAHDEHQAGNSRIALVNEAEHMIAAKYEEWLVFSQNLLSLDRTKFNYTIVAKCQNGQLELTLSRINYNYEEDRPSGFKATAENLIADRVALTKKGTKLQRMNAKFRMKTVDRVNEIFNEIKQALK comes from the coding sequence ATGAAAAATCTATTCATTGCAATATGTTGTTTGGTGCCTGCTATAGGCATAGCACAGACAGTTACGCCTATTCCTGCGAACAAAGTTGAAATCTTAAAGGCCGAAGCTGCAAGGAAAGCAGCAGAAGCAAAAAAGGCAGCTGAAGAAGCAAAGCGTGCTGCTGAAGAAGCCTTGAAAGCAGCAGAAGAGGCAGAACAGGCCACACAAGCAACACAACAACAGAAAGACAGTTGGACGATACCCCAACAAACCAAGCAGCAATCTCAACCTGTTGTCTCCAAGACTACTAATCCTTACGAGGGTTATTTAGCTGGTGCTGTGCCTGAACAAGATGGGAAAGTAACTTTTGAACTCAGGAAGACTGCCACCAACATGAACGCATCTGAAATTTACAAACGCGTTTACAATGTTCTCAACAACTTAGCTCATGATGAACATCAGGCCGGGAACAGTCGCATAGCGTTGGTTAACGAAGCTGAGCATATGATTGCAGCAAAATATGAAGAATGGTTGGTTTTCTCTCAAAATCTGCTTTCTTTAGACCGTACTAAATTCAACTACACGATTGTTGCCAAGTGTCAGAACGGACAATTGGAACTGACTTTAAGTCGCATCAACTACAATTATGAAGAGGATAGGCCTTCAGGTTTCAAGGCCACAGCAGAAAATCTGATTGCTGACAGAGTAGCTCTTACCAAGAAAGGCACAAAGCTACAGCGCATGAATGCTAAGTTCAGAATGAAGACGGTAGACCGAGTGAATGAGATTTTCAACGAGATAAAACAAGCACTCAAATAA
- a CDS encoding putative porin, which produces MKKTFFFFIFLLSTAHGYAQFDDGFNQIDTDGNTIQRNNKSKKDSLGSNKEIPEGIKVWTVDTRFGDRKAAVPDTISHMFMNSIFTTGLRGDYTTTGNLGAPRINRIVTDRPFGSQFIFTQPYDFIITPIEQFHFTNTLSPFTNITYNNAGNRTNGEDHLTTKFGVNAGKRLGVGFKFDYLYGRGYYQDQSTAHFNYTMYGSYLGDHYQAHLLMSTNHQKVSENGGITDDNYITHPESYSDKYSTNEIPTALSQNWNRNDNQHIFLTHRYNLGFSRKVPMTEEEIKAKKFAMASKKENEAQKRKDKATQEGRQDDDKTVTLQGRPDDAKIMGAEPISQKKDNNRVTLDKQAADSLLAAEKKTQVDTAWMKKEFVPATSFIHTLKFDNYRRIYQAYKTPTDFYANTYTVDEPLTGDSIYDKTRHYRLKNTFALSLLEGFNKWAKAGLKAFITPELRHFTLPSATGTDTYNEHNLSFGAQLSKKQGKTFHYDAIAETWLTGEDAGQLKIDGSADLNFKLFGDTLTLTANGFFYRLNPTFYYRHYHSRHAWWDNTNMSKILHSRIQGILNYQKTRTTLRVAVDEIKNYTYFASSHTITSGKRVNHAITVNQNSGAIHLLTASLSQDFTFGPLNWESVITYQNSSNKTVLPVPTLNLYSNVYLRFKIAHVLRCDFGADVRYFTKYYAPDYVPSLGQYAVQTNTNTTGSDSRVEIGNYPVVNVYANFHLKHTRFFIMMSHLNAGTGKKNYFYTPHYPLNQSILRFGLSWNFFN; this is translated from the coding sequence ATGAAAAAAACATTCTTTTTTTTCATCTTCCTTCTTTCTACAGCACATGGTTATGCCCAGTTTGATGATGGTTTCAACCAAATAGATACTGACGGGAATACTATCCAACGTAACAACAAGAGTAAAAAAGATTCATTAGGGAGCAACAAGGAAATCCCAGAGGGTATCAAAGTATGGACTGTGGACACACGTTTCGGAGACCGAAAGGCAGCGGTTCCCGATACGATTTCACACATGTTCATGAACTCAATCTTTACAACAGGCTTACGGGGTGACTATACTACGACGGGGAATTTAGGTGCTCCACGCATAAACCGTATTGTGACTGACCGGCCTTTCGGGAGCCAGTTTATCTTCACACAGCCCTATGATTTCATCATTACCCCTATTGAACAGTTCCACTTCACGAATACTCTGTCGCCCTTTACCAATATCACTTATAACAATGCAGGCAACCGAACTAACGGCGAAGATCACCTTACAACGAAGTTTGGAGTAAATGCAGGAAAAAGGTTAGGTGTCGGCTTTAAATTCGATTATCTCTATGGAAGGGGGTATTATCAAGACCAGAGTACCGCACATTTCAACTATACCATGTATGGTTCTTACTTGGGAGACCATTATCAGGCTCACTTGTTAATGTCAACCAATCATCAAAAGGTTAGTGAGAATGGTGGTATCACTGATGACAACTATATCACGCATCCGGAAAGCTATAGTGACAAGTACTCTACGAATGAAATACCGACAGCTTTGTCGCAAAACTGGAACAGGAACGACAATCAACACATATTTCTAACGCATCGTTATAACCTCGGTTTCAGCAGGAAAGTGCCTATGACAGAAGAGGAAATCAAGGCAAAGAAGTTTGCTATGGCTTCGAAAAAGGAAAACGAAGCACAGAAACGAAAAGATAAGGCAACACAAGAGGGAAGACAGGATGACGACAAAACAGTTACCCTCCAGGGCCGTCCTGATGATGCAAAAATAATGGGGGCAGAGCCAATCTCACAGAAGAAAGATAATAATCGCGTAACCTTAGACAAACAGGCTGCAGACAGTTTGCTTGCTGCTGAAAAGAAAACGCAGGTTGACACAGCATGGATGAAGAAAGAATTTGTCCCTGCCACAAGTTTTATCCATACGCTCAAGTTCGACAACTATCGCCGTATCTATCAGGCATATAAGACTCCTACCGATTTCTATGCAAATACTTACACTGTAGATGAACCGCTAACCGGCGACTCTATCTATGATAAAACCCGCCACTATAGACTCAAAAATACATTCGCTTTATCCTTATTGGAAGGGTTTAACAAATGGGCTAAGGCGGGATTGAAAGCTTTCATTACACCGGAGTTGAGGCATTTTACGCTCCCAAGTGCTACAGGAACAGACACTTACAACGAGCACAACCTGAGTTTTGGAGCACAATTGAGTAAGAAACAAGGTAAGACTTTCCATTATGATGCCATTGCCGAGACATGGCTTACCGGTGAAGATGCCGGACAATTGAAAATCGATGGGTCAGCTGATCTCAATTTCAAACTGTTTGGAGATACTTTGACTTTAACAGCCAATGGGTTCTTCTATCGCCTAAATCCTACGTTCTATTATCGTCATTATCATAGTCGACATGCATGGTGGGACAATACAAACATGAGTAAAATCCTGCATTCAAGGATACAAGGCATTCTGAATTATCAAAAAACACGCACCACTTTACGCGTAGCAGTGGATGAAATCAAGAACTATACTTACTTTGCTTCATCCCATACAATAACAAGTGGAAAGCGTGTTAATCATGCTATTACAGTAAATCAGAACAGTGGAGCCATTCATCTGTTGACAGCATCTCTGTCGCAGGATTTCACGTTTGGACCACTTAATTGGGAGAGTGTAATTACCTATCAAAACTCAAGCAACAAGACTGTTTTGCCTGTTCCGACGCTCAATCTCTACAGTAACGTCTATCTTCGCTTTAAGATTGCTCACGTATTGCGATGTGATTTCGGGGCAGATGTGAGATATTTCACAAAGTATTATGCCCCCGATTACGTTCCAAGTTTGGGACAATATGCCGTGCAGACAAATACAAATACGACAGGAAGTGACAGCCGTGTTGAGATAGGAAACTATCCAGTAGTCAATGTTTACGCCAATTTCCACTTGAAACATACACGCTTTTTCATCATGATGAGCCATCTAAATGCAGGAACCGGCAAGAAGAATTATTTCTACACTCCACACTATCCACTCAATCAAAGCATACTTAGATTTGGATTAAGTTGGAATTTCTTCAACTGA
- the menA gene encoding 1,4-dihydroxy-2-naphthoate octaprenyltransferase produces MNENKIVINSFKAWFLASRPKTLTGAAVPVMIGTTLAFNQTGIEQFAVIPAILCFLFAFIMQIDANFINDYFDCQKGNDKSENRLGPKRACTEGWITLPAMKKAIVMTTILACVIGLPLIIYGGYGMLLIGLLCVLFCFLYTIKLSYFGLGDLLVLIFFGIIPVCLTYYVIMPQAERNISLEVILASLACGFVIDTLLIVNNYRDRDNDRRDGKITLIVRVGEKWGTRLYLLSGLIGEILMLFVSITNSGSTFAPTFLLGYLFLHFFTYERMLKIRQGKELNKVLGMTARNMFIFGILSTLAILI; encoded by the coding sequence ATGAACGAAAACAAGATTGTCATAAATTCATTCAAAGCTTGGTTTCTGGCTTCGAGGCCAAAGACATTGACTGGGGCAGCAGTTCCCGTCATGATTGGTACCACGCTTGCCTTCAACCAAACAGGGATTGAGCAGTTTGCTGTTATCCCTGCTATACTTTGCTTTCTCTTTGCTTTCATCATGCAGATAGATGCCAATTTCATTAACGATTACTTCGATTGTCAAAAGGGAAACGACAAATCCGAGAATAGATTGGGGCCTAAAAGAGCATGCACTGAGGGTTGGATAACCTTACCTGCCATGAAAAAGGCAATTGTCATGACCACTATTCTGGCATGTGTCATTGGACTGCCACTTATTATATATGGTGGATACGGAATGCTTCTGATTGGCCTACTCTGTGTCCTCTTCTGCTTCCTCTATACGATAAAACTGTCTTATTTTGGGTTAGGCGATCTGTTGGTACTTATATTTTTCGGCATTATTCCTGTCTGCCTGACCTATTATGTCATCATGCCACAAGCAGAAAGAAATATTTCTTTAGAAGTCATTCTGGCTTCATTAGCCTGTGGTTTCGTTATCGATACTTTACTTATCGTCAATAACTATCGTGACAGAGACAACGATCGACGTGACGGGAAAATCACGCTCATTGTTCGAGTTGGTGAGAAATGGGGCACACGTCTTTATCTCTTATCGGGCCTGATTGGAGAAATCCTCATGCTATTCGTCAGTATAACCAATTCGGGAAGTACTTTTGCTCCCACCTTTTTGCTGGGATATCTGTTTCTTCACTTCTTTACTTATGAGAGAATGTTAAAGATACGGCAAGGTAAGGAACTCAATAAGGTCTTGGGAATGACAGCCCGCAACATGTTTATCTTCGGTATATTATCAACTCTGGCAATCTTAATTTAA
- a CDS encoding HD domain-containing protein, whose protein sequence is MQQVSLEIMEFIEHHILPRYTAFGKSHGLQHVNRVIKNSIELANYVGADINMAYVIAAYHDLGMSGPRAIHHLTSGKILSNDVRLKKWFNNDQLKIMKEAVEDHRASSSHTPRTIYGKIVAEADRDLEPDVVFSRAIQFGLENYPKLDKEGQWKRFESHMNEKYSRNGYIHLWIPGSPNARKLKDIQDTIEDKDLLRMKFDLLYSKENNE, encoded by the coding sequence ATGCAACAGGTATCTTTGGAAATCATGGAGTTTATTGAGCACCATATACTCCCTCGTTATACAGCTTTTGGAAAGAGTCATGGACTGCAACATGTCAATCGGGTTATCAAGAATTCCATTGAACTGGCCAATTATGTTGGTGCAGATATTAACATGGCATATGTTATTGCAGCCTATCATGACCTTGGTATGTCGGGACCACGTGCCATTCATCATCTCACCAGTGGTAAGATTTTAAGCAACGATGTACGTCTGAAGAAGTGGTTCAACAACGACCAGTTGAAAATCATGAAAGAAGCCGTTGAAGACCATCGAGCCAGTTCAAGCCACACTCCACGCACCATCTATGGCAAAATTGTAGCTGAAGCCGACCGCGATCTTGAGCCGGATGTTGTCTTCAGCCGAGCCATACAGTTTGGTCTTGAGAACTATCCTAAATTGGATAAAGAGGGACAATGGAAACGCTTTGAAAGCCACATGAATGAAAAATATTCACGAAACGGCTACATACATCTGTGGATTCCCGGAAGTCCCAATGCCAGAAAGCTCAAAGACATACAGGATACTATTGAAGATAAAGACCTGTTACGCATGAAATTTGACCTCTTATATTCAAAAGAAAATAATGAATAA
- a CDS encoding T9SS type A sorting domain-containing protein, producing the protein MRNVILLLYLFIMSTVVYARHNEELSINGNRADKNVIEISFEDSAVILHWSDNTTTSNKIADTMTKLACVEGIDKAHIASISGIYEKEILISGTKPGTSINIYDIAGNRLQNILSVSPTTPIDISHFNTGIYLIQDKNTVIKFVKR; encoded by the coding sequence ATGAGGAACGTTATCCTGCTACTTTACCTATTCATCATGTCCACGGTTGTCTATGCACGACACAATGAAGAATTGAGTATCAACGGCAATCGGGCAGACAAGAATGTCATAGAAATCAGCTTCGAAGACTCTGCGGTTATCCTCCATTGGAGCGACAACACGACAACAAGTAACAAGATAGCTGATACAATGACTAAGCTTGCTTGCGTGGAAGGAATAGACAAAGCACATATTGCTTCAATAAGCGGCATCTACGAAAAAGAAATCCTTATCAGTGGCACAAAGCCTGGAACATCCATTAATATCTATGACATTGCAGGCAATAGGCTGCAAAACATTCTTTCTGTCAGCCCAACAACACCAATTGATATCAGCCACTTTAATACTGGTATCTATCTAATTCAAGACAAAAATACAGTTATCAAATTCGTGAAGAGGTAG